A genomic segment from Flavobacterium sp. 9R encodes:
- a CDS encoding PH domain-containing protein, with protein MGLFNAILGNASEVNIESASKEFEPILIEGEEIEKAFRLIKDMFVFTNKRLILVEKQLVGSKVDYLSIPYKNIKKFSKESAGILDLDADLKIWLNNDNEPISKQFGKGGNNINEVYRILSKHTL; from the coding sequence ATGGGACTATTCAATGCCATTTTAGGAAACGCCTCTGAAGTAAATATAGAAAGTGCTTCTAAAGAATTTGAACCAATACTAATTGAAGGCGAAGAAATCGAAAAAGCCTTCCGATTAATAAAAGATATGTTTGTTTTTACCAACAAAAGATTAATACTAGTCGAAAAACAATTAGTGGGCTCAAAAGTGGATTACTTATCCATTCCCTACAAAAACATTAAAAAATTCTCAAAAGAAAGTGCGGGAATACTTGATTTGGATGCCGATTTAAAAATTTGGCTGAATAATGACAATGAACCCATTTCAAAACAATTTGGAAAAGGTGGTAATAACATCAATGAAGTATATCGCATTTTGAGTAAACATACGTTATAA
- a CDS encoding amidohydrolase family protein has protein sequence MNIKIALLLATLGFSTLSQAQQIPAPPQSQSILILNATAHLGTGEVIENAAIGFKDGKITLVANAQQIKLAKDAYNTTIDATGKHVYPGFIVPNSTLGLVEIDAVKSSDDEEEIGTFNPNVRSIVAYTADSKVIETVRPNGILMAQITPRGGRVSGSSSIVQLDAWHWKEALIKENDGIHINLPATFRRGGWWAEPGSIEPNKEYNKQLQELNAFFKSSKAYLGGTSDSRNLVTEATKGLFDGTQTLFIHADEEKQIVDGIQLALENGIKKMVIVGGFEAYKAAPLLLKNNIGVLLRRIHDLPTNEDQDIDLPYKMAKILTDKGILVGLENSGSKERMSSRNLPFLAGTCVAYGLDKEKALQLITLNTAKLLGIDQQCGSLEEGKDATLFISEGDALDMRTNKLTHAFIQGRMISLATHQTKLSDKYKAKYNQK, from the coding sequence ATGAACATAAAAATAGCACTTTTATTGGCCACTCTAGGTTTTTCAACACTTAGTCAAGCCCAACAAATACCTGCGCCACCACAATCTCAATCGATACTTATCCTTAATGCCACAGCACATTTAGGAACTGGTGAAGTTATAGAAAACGCAGCCATTGGTTTTAAAGACGGAAAAATTACTTTGGTAGCCAATGCCCAACAAATAAAATTAGCCAAAGATGCCTACAACACTACAATAGATGCCACAGGAAAACACGTCTATCCTGGATTTATCGTACCCAATTCAACTTTGGGATTAGTAGAAATTGACGCGGTTAAATCTTCGGATGATGAGGAAGAAATTGGAACTTTTAATCCCAACGTAAGAAGTATTGTGGCCTACACTGCCGATTCAAAAGTAATTGAAACGGTTCGCCCTAACGGAATTTTAATGGCTCAAATCACGCCAAGAGGAGGAAGAGTTTCTGGTAGTTCTTCTATTGTTCAATTAGATGCTTGGCACTGGAAAGAAGCTTTGATTAAAGAAAATGATGGTATCCATATCAATCTTCCTGCTACTTTTAGAAGAGGTGGCTGGTGGGCAGAACCTGGTTCAATCGAACCCAACAAAGAGTACAACAAACAACTTCAAGAGTTAAATGCTTTTTTCAAAAGTTCGAAAGCTTATTTAGGCGGTACCTCAGACAGCAGAAATTTAGTTACTGAAGCTACCAAAGGCTTATTCGACGGAACTCAAACCTTGTTCATTCACGCGGATGAAGAAAAACAAATTGTCGATGGTATTCAATTAGCTCTAGAGAATGGAATTAAAAAAATGGTGATTGTTGGCGGATTCGAAGCCTATAAAGCAGCGCCACTTTTGCTTAAAAATAATATTGGTGTACTTTTAAGAAGAATTCACGACCTTCCAACCAATGAAGACCAAGATATTGATTTACCCTATAAAATGGCCAAAATATTAACTGATAAAGGAATTCTGGTTGGTTTAGAAAATAGCGGAAGTAAAGAAAGAATGAGTTCAAGAAACCTTCCCTTTTTAGCAGGAACTTGTGTTGCTTATGGCTTAGATAAAGAAAAAGCGCTACAATTAATTACTTTGAATACTGCTAAATTATTAGGAATTGACCAACAATGTGGTTCATTAGAAGAAGGCAAAGATGCCACTCTCTTTATCTCAGAAGGCGATGCTTTAGACATGAGAACTAACAAATTAACCCATGCCTTTATTCAAGGGAGAATGATTAGTTTGGCGACGCATCAAACAAAACTTAGCGATAAATACAAAGCAAAATACAATCAAAAATAA
- a CDS encoding protein-disulfide reductase DsbD translates to MKKHLFLGLLVFFCSLGNAQILDPVKWTTKIEQKSATNFIVTFNATIENEWHVYSQFTPDGGPLPLEVNFKNQKGNYTLVGKAKESKTRTAYNDIFEVNETFFEKKAQITQEISLVNKGVKTIEVELNFQACKEVCINLEKKFSIAIPELKNTATTASPTTPINDLVKDTTAQTIDSATTVAADTVKDSVTKETSQIASAKSATTEHGLWAIFFIAFLSGFAALLTPCVFPMIPMTVSFFTKQSKNKAAGIRNAIIYGISIIVIYVGLGLLVTWIFGADALNALSTNVWFNLIFFVLLIVFATSFLGAFEIMLPNSWANKVDSQADRGGIIGILFMALALAIVSFSCTGPIVGTLLVEAASKGGIAPVVGMLGFSLALALPFMLFAMFPGWLNSLPKSGGWLNTVKVVLGFLELALAFKFLSNADLVLQLHLLEREVFIAIWIAIFGALSLYLFGKITLPHDSPVGHISVGRLYMGLLSLVFTFYLIPGLWGAPLKFINAFPPPMEYSESPMGFGGSSKTVATALLPEGAKSGPHGIVVFDDYEEGLAYAKKVNKPIMLDFTGFACVNCRKMENNVWSNPNVLSILKEKVVVISLYVDDKRELPKNEQFFSKATESEIETIGDKWTDFMITRYKTNTQPLYVLTDLEGKSLNASQPTISYVGVEEYEAWLKSGIAKF, encoded by the coding sequence ATGAAAAAACACCTTTTTTTAGGACTTTTAGTTTTCTTTTGTAGTTTGGGTAACGCCCAAATTTTGGACCCAGTAAAATGGACCACCAAAATCGAACAAAAATCAGCAACCAATTTTATAGTTACATTCAATGCGACCATCGAAAACGAATGGCACGTATATTCACAGTTTACTCCAGATGGTGGTCCACTGCCTTTAGAAGTTAATTTCAAAAATCAAAAAGGGAATTACACTTTAGTAGGCAAAGCCAAAGAAAGTAAAACAAGAACCGCTTACAATGATATTTTTGAAGTAAATGAAACTTTTTTTGAGAAGAAAGCGCAAATTACGCAAGAGATAAGTCTCGTAAATAAAGGCGTTAAGACTATAGAAGTTGAGTTGAATTTTCAGGCTTGTAAAGAAGTTTGTATCAATCTCGAAAAGAAATTTAGCATTGCCATTCCTGAGTTAAAAAACACTGCTACAACAGCATCTCCAACTACTCCGATTAATGATTTAGTAAAAGATACGACTGCGCAGACAATAGATTCTGCAACAACAGTTGCCGCTGATACTGTAAAAGATTCAGTTACTAAAGAGACTTCTCAAATAGCTTCTGCAAAAAGCGCAACAACAGAACACGGGTTGTGGGCGATTTTCTTTATTGCTTTTTTATCAGGTTTTGCAGCATTGTTAACGCCTTGTGTTTTTCCAATGATTCCAATGACCGTAAGTTTCTTTACCAAGCAAAGCAAAAACAAAGCAGCAGGAATCAGAAATGCCATTATCTACGGAATTTCAATTATCGTTATTTATGTAGGTTTGGGCTTATTGGTTACTTGGATTTTCGGTGCCGATGCGTTGAATGCCTTGTCTACCAATGTTTGGTTTAACCTTATTTTCTTCGTTTTATTAATTGTTTTCGCCACATCTTTTTTGGGAGCATTCGAAATTATGTTGCCGAATTCTTGGGCAAACAAAGTAGACAGTCAAGCCGACCGTGGTGGAATCATAGGTATTTTGTTTATGGCATTGGCATTAGCCATTGTGTCTTTTTCTTGTACTGGTCCTATTGTTGGAACTTTATTGGTAGAAGCCGCTTCTAAAGGCGGAATTGCACCAGTAGTTGGGATGTTAGGTTTTTCATTAGCCTTAGCCTTACCTTTTATGTTGTTCGCAATGTTCCCAGGCTGGTTGAATTCTTTACCTAAATCTGGAGGTTGGTTGAATACCGTAAAAGTAGTTCTTGGATTTTTAGAGTTGGCTTTGGCTTTCAAATTTTTATCCAATGCAGATTTGGTATTGCAATTGCATTTGCTGGAGCGCGAAGTTTTTATCGCGATTTGGATTGCTATTTTTGGAGCGTTATCGTTGTATCTTTTTGGAAAAATCACACTACCACACGATAGTCCAGTAGGACACATTTCTGTGGGTAGATTGTATATGGGATTACTTTCATTGGTATTTACCTTTTATTTAATTCCTGGATTATGGGGAGCTCCATTAAAATTTATCAATGCTTTTCCTCCTCCAATGGAATATAGCGAAAGCCCAATGGGATTTGGTGGTTCTTCAAAAACTGTAGCTACAGCGTTGCTACCAGAGGGAGCTAAAAGTGGTCCTCACGGGATTGTTGTTTTTGATGATTATGAAGAAGGTTTGGCTTATGCCAAAAAAGTAAATAAACCCATTATGCTCGATTTTACAGGTTTCGCTTGTGTAAATTGTCGTAAAATGGAAAACAATGTTTGGTCGAATCCTAACGTCTTGTCTATTTTAAAAGAGAAAGTGGTTGTGATTTCATTGTATGTAGACGATAAAAGAGAATTACCGAAAAATGAGCAGTTTTTTTCAAAAGCTACCGAATCAGAGATAGAAACAATTGGGGATAAGTGGACGGATTTTATGATTACAAGATACAAAACCAATACGCAGCCTTTGTATGTCTTGACAGATTTGGAAGGAAAAAGTTTGAATGCATCACAGCCTACGATAAGTTATGTTGGCGTAGAAGAGTACGAAGCTTGGTTAAAGTCTGGTATAGCAAAGTTTTAA
- a CDS encoding ammonium transporter, protein MRKIILSVILITILVLSVFSIYFQSEATALGAHVVALKLDTGDTAWMIVASALVLIMTPGLGFFYGGMVGKKNVISTMLQSFMAMVIVTVLWVLVGFGLCFGPSVGGIIGDPSSNFMFNGVNSTTAWELAPTIPFILFAFFQAKFAIITPALITGAFAERVRFWAYLLFMVLFILFIYAPLCHMTWHPDGLFFGWGVLDFAGGTVVHMSAGWAALAGAMFLGKRKVQKVNPARITYVLLGTGLLWFGWFGFNAGSAVGASGLAAQALGTTTVAAAAAAMAWVFLDKILGHKLSAMGACIGAVVGLVAITPAAGFVTIPSAIAIGIIASIVSNFVCSKFPKGKIDDALDVFACHGVGGMVGMLLTGVFASKSVNSIVGDNQGLIYGDATLFLIQLKALVLVSIFAFAASYALFFIVNKITPLRVSEDKEELGLDITQHGEYL, encoded by the coding sequence ATGCGAAAGATTATTTTGAGTGTGATACTGATCACAATTTTGGTATTATCCGTTTTTTCAATTTATTTTCAAAGTGAAGCAACTGCATTAGGAGCACATGTTGTAGCCTTAAAATTAGACACAGGCGATACAGCTTGGATGATTGTTGCATCTGCCTTAGTATTAATCATGACACCAGGACTAGGTTTCTTCTATGGAGGTATGGTTGGAAAAAAGAATGTAATTAGTACAATGCTACAAAGTTTTATGGCAATGGTAATTGTCACTGTTTTATGGGTATTGGTTGGTTTCGGATTATGCTTTGGACCTTCTGTAGGCGGTATAATTGGTGACCCATCAAGCAACTTTATGTTTAACGGAGTAAATTCAACTACTGCATGGGAACTTGCGCCAACAATTCCTTTTATATTATTTGCTTTCTTTCAAGCTAAATTTGCAATTATTACACCTGCATTAATTACGGGAGCTTTTGCAGAGCGTGTTCGTTTCTGGGCTTACTTATTATTCATGGTTTTATTCATTTTATTCATATACGCTCCTTTATGTCATATGACTTGGCATCCTGATGGATTATTCTTCGGATGGGGAGTATTAGACTTTGCTGGAGGAACCGTAGTTCACATGAGTGCAGGTTGGGCTGCTTTGGCTGGAGCAATGTTCTTAGGCAAAAGAAAAGTACAAAAAGTTAACCCTGCTCGTATTACTTATGTATTATTAGGAACAGGTTTATTATGGTTCGGATGGTTCGGATTCAATGCAGGTTCTGCTGTTGGAGCTAGCGGTTTAGCTGCTCAAGCTTTAGGAACAACAACTGTAGCTGCTGCTGCTGCTGCAATGGCTTGGGTTTTCTTAGATAAAATATTAGGTCATAAATTATCAGCAATGGGTGCTTGTATTGGTGCAGTTGTAGGATTAGTTGCTATCACACCAGCTGCTGGTTTCGTAACTATTCCTAGTGCAATTGCTATCGGTATTATTGCGAGTATTGTTAGTAATTTCGTTTGCAGCAAATTCCCTAAAGGAAAAATTGATGATGCTTTGGATGTATTTGCTTGTCACGGTGTAGGTGGTATGGTAGGAATGCTTTTAACTGGTGTTTTTGCTTCAAAATCTGTGAACTCAATTGTTGGTGACAACCAAGGATTAATCTACGGTGACGCTACCCTATTCTTAATCCAATTGAAAGCTTTAGTATTGGTTTCTATCTTTGCTTTTGCTGCTTCTTATGCTTTATTCTTTATTGTAAACAAAATCACTCCTTTGCGTGTAAGTGAAGATAAAGAAGAATTAGGATTAGATATTACTCAACACGGAGAATACCTATAA
- the tilS gene encoding tRNA lysidine(34) synthetase TilS, producing the protein MQNLFYQHLQTQFPFLENKKLLLAVSGGVDSMVLLHLLQQLPYTIAIAHCNFQLRGIESFEDQNFVQEYALQHQIPFYYTQFDTQAFAYDYKLSTQVAARELRYDWFYEQLELHQFDFVLTAHHADDNLETFLINLSRGTGLDGLSGIPAQNEAVIRPLLPFSRTAIEEYAKANNLQWREDSSNASDKYLRNQIRHHLVPMLKELNPDFLKTFGMTQEYLQQAQELVSDATILVYQQVAREEGDAIYFDLKQLLRLPNYASYLYQWLKEYGFSAWDDIYNLVDSQSGKQVFSAEYRLLKDRDFFILSPIRQPEKEIYFIEKNQDKVKIPLKLQFCKVTDIYKADSSTIFVDESKLAYPLVLRKWQEGDFFYPLGMNGKSKKVSKFFKDEKISLLDKENTWLLCSNDAIVWVIGMRADERFKVEHTTNTILKIELI; encoded by the coding sequence ATGCAAAACCTCTTTTACCAACATCTACAAACGCAATTTCCGTTTCTCGAAAACAAAAAATTATTGTTGGCCGTAAGCGGTGGTGTAGACAGTATGGTACTTTTGCATTTATTGCAGCAATTGCCTTACACCATTGCCATCGCTCATTGTAATTTTCAACTTCGTGGTATTGAAAGTTTTGAAGACCAAAATTTTGTTCAAGAGTATGCTCTTCAACATCAAATACCCTTTTATTACACTCAATTCGATACTCAGGCATTTGCATATGATTATAAACTTTCGACACAAGTTGCTGCAAGAGAACTGCGATACGATTGGTTCTACGAACAACTAGAGCTCCATCAATTCGACTTTGTTTTAACAGCCCATCACGCCGATGATAATCTGGAAACTTTTTTGATTAACCTCTCAAGAGGCACAGGTTTAGACGGATTGTCGGGTATACCTGCGCAAAACGAAGCGGTAATTCGACCATTATTGCCTTTTTCTAGAACAGCAATTGAAGAGTATGCTAAAGCCAATAACTTACAGTGGCGCGAAGACAGTAGCAATGCTTCGGATAAATATTTACGCAACCAAATTCGCCATCATTTAGTTCCAATGCTCAAAGAACTGAATCCTGATTTTTTGAAAACTTTTGGAATGACTCAGGAGTATTTGCAACAAGCACAAGAATTGGTTTCAGATGCTACTATTTTGGTGTACCAGCAAGTAGCTAGAGAAGAAGGGGATGCCATTTATTTTGATTTAAAACAATTATTGCGCTTGCCAAATTATGCCTCATATTTGTACCAATGGCTTAAAGAATATGGCTTTTCGGCTTGGGATGACATTTACAATTTGGTCGATAGTCAATCAGGAAAACAAGTTTTTTCAGCAGAATACCGATTGCTAAAAGACCGCGATTTTTTTATTTTGAGTCCAATACGACAGCCTGAAAAGGAGATATATTTCATCGAAAAAAATCAAGATAAAGTTAAGATTCCCTTAAAACTCCAGTTTTGTAAAGTAACAGACATTTACAAAGCAGATTCAAGTACTATCTTTGTCGATGAATCTAAGTTAGCCTATCCTTTGGTGCTCAGAAAATGGCAAGAAGGTGACTTCTTTTATCCTTTGGGAATGAACGGCAAAAGCAAGAAAGTAAGTAAGTTTTTTAAAGATGAAAAAATTTCACTTTTAGACAAAGAAAATACTTGGCTTTTGTGTTCCAATGATGCCATTGTTTGGGTAATAGGAATGCGAGCTGACGAACGATTTAAAGTAGAACACACCACCAATACAATTTTAAAAATAGAATTAATATAA
- a CDS encoding CocE/NonD family hydrolase: MKKLLMLPFLFLCLSVLGQEKKTNYVAENYTKQEVRIKMRDGLELFTAIYSPKDTSKKYPIVMQRTPYNCAPYGPDQFKRSIAPNETMMKEGYIVVYQDVRGRYMSDGLYDNMRGYIPNKKGKTEVDEASDTYDTIDWLVKNVANNNGNVGTWGISYPGYYASYSLLSGHPALKAVSPQACISDFFFDDFHHNGAYLLSYWKVTPLFGPQKTKPTTEAWFKFPNVGTNDDYQFFLNTGPLVNLDKYYDSSNEFWQQLKEHSSYDEFWQKRGLLQHLKNIKPAVMIVGGWFDAEDLYGPLNTYSTIEKSSKNYNTIVMGPWSHGDWARNSEKQIIGNINFGDSISGFYQKNIEANFFRHFLKNNGKGENKLPEAYVFDTGRKEWKTYDTWPPKNTEKQQFYLQPQQKLTKNAGAVSFEEFISDPKKPVPHSEDIKQQGLTPRKYMTDDQRFAARRPDVLVFETDVLAEDVTLAGDILAKLQVATTGTDADWIVKVVDVFPNDEPETKEVQPYLKMSNYHMMVRSEVMRGRFRNSFVDPQPFVANEKTPVNVKLQDVFHTFKKGHKIQIQMQSTWFPLIDLNPQTFVPNIFYAKPEDFKKQTHRVYSDSAIEFTVLK, translated from the coding sequence ATGAAAAAATTACTAATGCTTCCTTTTTTGTTTTTGTGCCTTTCGGTATTAGGACAAGAAAAGAAAACCAACTATGTAGCTGAAAATTATACCAAGCAGGAAGTGCGAATCAAAATGCGTGATGGCTTAGAATTATTTACAGCTATTTATTCCCCAAAAGATACTTCTAAAAAGTATCCGATTGTAATGCAGCGTACTCCATACAATTGCGCACCTTACGGACCAGACCAATTTAAAAGAAGCATTGCCCCCAACGAAACGATGATGAAAGAAGGATACATCGTAGTGTATCAAGATGTGAGAGGGCGCTATATGAGTGATGGATTATATGACAATATGAGAGGATATATTCCAAATAAAAAAGGAAAAACCGAAGTTGATGAAGCTTCAGATACCTACGATACTATCGATTGGTTGGTGAAGAATGTAGCTAATAACAACGGAAATGTGGGGACTTGGGGAATTTCATATCCAGGTTATTATGCTTCTTATTCTTTGTTGAGCGGGCATCCTGCTTTAAAAGCAGTTTCGCCTCAGGCTTGTATTAGTGATTTCTTCTTTGATGACTTCCATCATAATGGGGCTTATTTATTAAGCTATTGGAAGGTGACACCACTTTTTGGTCCTCAAAAAACAAAGCCAACTACAGAAGCTTGGTTTAAATTCCCAAATGTAGGTACCAATGACGATTATCAGTTCTTTTTAAATACTGGACCTTTAGTGAATTTGGACAAATATTACGATTCTTCCAATGAATTTTGGCAACAATTAAAAGAACATTCAAGCTATGATGAATTTTGGCAAAAAAGAGGCTTGTTGCAGCATTTAAAAAATATCAAACCAGCTGTTATGATTGTTGGAGGTTGGTTCGATGCTGAGGATTTGTATGGCCCATTGAATACGTATTCAACCATAGAAAAAAGCAGTAAAAATTACAACACTATTGTTATGGGACCCTGGAGCCACGGCGATTGGGCTAGAAATTCAGAAAAACAAATTATAGGAAATATTAATTTTGGTGACAGTATTTCTGGTTTTTATCAAAAGAATATTGAGGCTAATTTTTTCCGTCATTTCTTGAAAAATAATGGGAAAGGGGAAAACAAATTACCCGAAGCTTATGTTTTTGATACAGGAAGAAAAGAATGGAAAACCTACGATACTTGGCCACCAAAAAACACGGAGAAACAACAATTCTATTTGCAACCGCAACAGAAGTTAACTAAAAATGCTGGAGCAGTTTCTTTTGAGGAATTTATCAGTGACCCAAAGAAGCCAGTGCCACATTCTGAAGATATCAAACAGCAAGGTTTGACACCAAGAAAATATATGACCGATGACCAACGATTTGCGGCTAGAAGACCTGATGTTTTGGTTTTTGAAACAGATGTTTTAGCGGAAGATGTTACTTTGGCTGGAGATATTTTAGCCAAATTGCAAGTTGCTACCACAGGAACCGATGCGGATTGGATAGTTAAAGTAGTCGATGTTTTCCCGAATGACGAACCTGAAACAAAAGAAGTGCAACCGTATTTAAAAATGAGTAATTATCATATGATGGTGCGCAGTGAAGTGATGAGAGGGCGTTTTCGCAATAGTTTTGTGGATCCACAGCCTTTTGTGGCCAACGAAAAAACTCCAGTAAATGTAAAATTGCAAGATGTTTTTCACACCTTTAAAAAAGGACATAAAATTCAAATTCAAATGCAAAGTACTTGGTTCCCTTTAATTGATTTGAATCCTCAAACTTTTGTGCCGAACATATTTTATGCTAAGCCAGAGGATTTCAAAAAGCAAACGCATCGTGTGTATTCAGACTCAGCTATTGAATTTACCGTTTTAAAATAA